A DNA window from Camelina sativa cultivar DH55 chromosome 17, Cs, whole genome shotgun sequence contains the following coding sequences:
- the LOC104756989 gene encoding uncharacterized protein LOC104756989 → MAIASRVSNLDSEVVELRQKLVDKENAGLCVSLRRKASRLERDCPEADSRLKIVLEDNMNLTKEKDSLAMTVTKLTRDLAKLETFKRQLIKSLSDESGPPQTEPVDIQDMRPVNSWTRQNYSGSTDMTNPGVEASKYTGNKFEDQNLDFGTEGERS, encoded by the exons ATGGCGATAGCTTCAAGGGTCTCTAATCTAGACTCTGAGGTTGTGGAATTGAGGCAGAAGCTTGTGGATAAGGAGAATGCTGGGCTGTGCGTGAGCTTGAGGAGAAAGGCTTCTCGCCTTGAGAGAGATTGCCCCGAGGCTGATTCGAGATTGAAGATTGTCCTCGAGGACAAT ATGAACCTGACTAAGGAGAAGGATTCACTGGCAATGACTGTAACAAAACTCACTCGTGATTTGGCTAAG ttggagaCATTCAAGCGGCAGTTAATCAAATCCCTGAGCGATGAGAGTGGTCCTCCG CAAACAGAACCTGTTGATATCCAGGACATGCGACCAGTCAATTCCTGGACCAGACAAAACTATAGTGGATCTACAGACATGACCAATCCAGGTGTCGAAG CTTCAAAATACACTGGAAACAAATTTGAGGATCAGAACCTGGATTTTGGAACAGAGGGAGAGAGGAGCTGA